The following coding sequences are from one Gigantopelta aegis isolate Gae_Host chromosome 15, Gae_host_genome, whole genome shotgun sequence window:
- the LOC121390587 gene encoding trans-L-3-hydroxyproline dehydratase-like isoform X1, whose product MSRENSTATTDDLHDDVTIRTTEMHTSGEPVRIIESGFPHPVGSTVLEQLDYTRQHLDDYRRLLMLEPRGHFDMFGALLVKPKIAEADIGVIFLHNNGYSNMCGHAVIALARYAVDKGLVTSRTCPETKLAIECPCGLVRAFVQFDGEKTGSVRFRSVPAFVLEADVVVDVEGFGKVKVDISYGGVFYALVSAKTLALNLNTACARDVAYAADAVSAAVKSQVEISHPESSGLNYLMGTIVTDGQDRFSEDATTNICIFADRQVDRAPCGSGVTARVALQHHKALIHLGQVRRFQSGTTGGIFTGKVVEETTCGGYKSVIVEVSGKAFYMGSNVFTWEADDQLGRGFLVR is encoded by the exons ATGTCAAGAGAAAACTCCACGGCGACAACTGACGACCTCCACGACGACGTCACCATCAGAACGACGGAGATGCACACAAGCGGTGAGCCAGTGCGCATCATCGAGTCGGGTTTCCCCCATCCAGTAGGTTCCACCGTGCTGGAACAACTGGATTACACTCGCCAACATCTGGACGACTACCGCAGGTTGCTCATGCTTGAACCCAGAGGCCACTTCGACATGTTCGGCGCGCTGCTCGTAAAACCAAAGATTGCCGAGGCCGACATCGGCGTCATCTTCCTGCACAACAACGGTTACAGCAACATGTGCGGACACGCCGTCATTGCCCTGGCTAGGTATGCCGTGGACAAGGGACTGGTGACGTCCAGGACGTGCCCCGAGACGAAGCTTGCTATAGAGTGTCCCTGTGGTCTGGTGCGGGCCTTCGTTCAGTTTGACGGCGAGAAGACTGGGTCCGTCAGGTTTCGAAGTGTCCCAGCATTCGTCCTCGAAGCAG ACGTCGTGGTTGACGTAGAAGGTTTCGGCAAGGTCAAGGTGGACATTAGCTATGGAGGCGTCTTCTACGCTCTGGTATCGGCGAAGACCCTGGCTTTAAACCTGAACACAGCTTGCGCAAGAGACGTGGCCTACGCTGCTGATGCCGTCAGTG CTGCTGTGAAGAGCCAGGTTGAAATCTCCCACCCGGAGAGCAGTGGGCTCAACTACTTGATGGGGACGATCGTGACGGACGGACAGGATCGGTTCTCCGAGGACGCCACGACCAACATTTGTATCTTTGCTGACAGGCAG GTGGACAGGGCACCGTGTGGATCTGGCGTCACAGCACGTGTCGCCCTCCAGCACCACAAGGCGCTCATCCATCTGGGCCAGGTCCGCAGATTCCAGAGTGGAACCACTGGCGGCATATTTACCGGAAAGGTCGTTGAGGAGACCACGTGCGGTGGCTACAAGTCCGTGATCGTGGAGGTGTCTGGGAAAGCTTTCTATATGGGCTCCAACGTGTTCACCTGGGAAGCAGACGATCAACTCGGCCGTGGCTTTCTCGTCCGATAA
- the LOC121390587 gene encoding trans-L-3-hydroxyproline dehydratase-like isoform X2, whose amino-acid sequence MSRENSTATTDDLHDDVTIRTTEMHTSGEPVRIIESGFPHPVGSTVLEQLDYTRQHLDDYRRLLMLEPRGHFDMFGALLVKPKIAEADIGVIFLHNNGYSNMCGHAVIALARYAVDKGLVTSRTCPETKLAIECPCGLVRAFVQFDGEKTGSVRFRSVPAFVLEAAAVKSQVEISHPESSGLNYLMGTIVTDGQDRFSEDATTNICIFADRQVDRAPCGSGVTARVALQHHKALIHLGQVRRFQSGTTGGIFTGKVVEETTCGGYKSVIVEVSGKAFYMGSNVFTWEADDQLGRGFLVR is encoded by the exons ATGTCAAGAGAAAACTCCACGGCGACAACTGACGACCTCCACGACGACGTCACCATCAGAACGACGGAGATGCACACAAGCGGTGAGCCAGTGCGCATCATCGAGTCGGGTTTCCCCCATCCAGTAGGTTCCACCGTGCTGGAACAACTGGATTACACTCGCCAACATCTGGACGACTACCGCAGGTTGCTCATGCTTGAACCCAGAGGCCACTTCGACATGTTCGGCGCGCTGCTCGTAAAACCAAAGATTGCCGAGGCCGACATCGGCGTCATCTTCCTGCACAACAACGGTTACAGCAACATGTGCGGACACGCCGTCATTGCCCTGGCTAGGTATGCCGTGGACAAGGGACTGGTGACGTCCAGGACGTGCCCCGAGACGAAGCTTGCTATAGAGTGTCCCTGTGGTCTGGTGCGGGCCTTCGTTCAGTTTGACGGCGAGAAGACTGGGTCCGTCAGGTTTCGAAGTGTCCCAGCATTCGTCCTCGAAGCAG CTGCTGTGAAGAGCCAGGTTGAAATCTCCCACCCGGAGAGCAGTGGGCTCAACTACTTGATGGGGACGATCGTGACGGACGGACAGGATCGGTTCTCCGAGGACGCCACGACCAACATTTGTATCTTTGCTGACAGGCAG GTGGACAGGGCACCGTGTGGATCTGGCGTCACAGCACGTGTCGCCCTCCAGCACCACAAGGCGCTCATCCATCTGGGCCAGGTCCGCAGATTCCAGAGTGGAACCACTGGCGGCATATTTACCGGAAAGGTCGTTGAGGAGACCACGTGCGGTGGCTACAAGTCCGTGATCGTGGAGGTGTCTGGGAAAGCTTTCTATATGGGCTCCAACGTGTTCACCTGGGAAGCAGACGATCAACTCGGCCGTGGCTTTCTCGTCCGATAA